Proteins encoded in a region of the uncultured Paludibaculum sp. genome:
- a CDS encoding 50S ribosomal protein L25: MRKDITIAAEPRSSRGKNEARRLRVQQRIPAVVYGTGKDAVAVTVSPKEVNKILHSGSGVNTIFNVDISGVESTPVMVVDWQHDPVKNNLLHVDMLRIDLSKRLRVKVPVHPLGDPKGVKAQGGLHEIVSREIEVECLPDDIPEKFDIDVTHLMLGDALRASDLPLTGSMKLVNAPDQVVSHVVAARGGAETTEDEAAKTAEPEVIKKGKKEDEAAPAADAKKKK, from the coding sequence GGTAAGAACGAAGCCCGGCGGCTGCGGGTCCAGCAGCGAATCCCCGCCGTGGTGTATGGCACCGGCAAAGACGCCGTGGCCGTGACGGTCAGCCCCAAGGAAGTGAACAAAATTCTGCACTCCGGTTCGGGCGTCAACACGATTTTCAACGTCGACATCTCGGGCGTGGAAAGCACGCCGGTCATGGTCGTCGATTGGCAGCACGATCCGGTGAAGAACAACCTGCTTCACGTGGACATGCTGCGCATCGACCTCAGCAAGCGGCTTCGGGTGAAGGTGCCCGTTCATCCGCTGGGCGATCCGAAGGGCGTCAAGGCCCAGGGTGGTCTGCATGAGATCGTGTCGCGTGAAATCGAGGTCGAGTGCTTGCCGGATGACATTCCGGAGAAGTTCGATATCGACGTAACGCACCTGATGCTGGGTGACGCGCTGCGCGCCAGCGATCTGCCTCTCACGGGTTCGATGAAGCTGGTGAATGCGCCTGATCAGGTTGTTTCCCACGTCGTCGCGGCTCGTGGCGGCGCTGAGACCACTGAGGACGAAGCTGCCAAGACGGCCGAGCCCGAAGTGATCAAGAAGGGCAAGAAGGAAGACGAAGCGGCGCCGGCTGCCGACGCGAAGAAGAAGAAGTAA